The genomic region ACTAAACCAGGACGCTTATTTTCTGATTTGGTTCGTGGGATCTCTATGAATTCTATGGACACGGGCGATTTTGCCAGCTTCTTTTTCCAGTAAAAAAACTTGTGCCTGCCAAGGCCCTTCATACGGCAGTATTCAAACGCCTTTAAACCGCTCGACTCCCATTCCGCAAGCTCCTTTTTCCAGAATTCCGATTGGCTTAATGCTTCCTTTTCTTCCATACATCATCCTCCCAAAATATTTTTTGAGAAAATCTGCCATATATCATTTCTCTTGAATAGAAGTGGTTGGCTGGATGCTTACAGAGATTCAGGTGGCCTTCAGGCAAGGAGGATATACAGGAGATAGACCTGCGTGAACTGATGTGGATTCTGGATGGCCTGGAGATATCTGCTCTCAAGCCGCATAAAACCTTGAGTTTTTCCTCACTTTTATGAAGAAAAACAAGCAAAA from Desulforegula conservatrix Mb1Pa harbors:
- the tnpA gene encoding IS66 family insertion sequence element accessory protein TnpA, coding for MEEKEALSQSEFWKKELAEWESSGLKAFEYCRMKGLGRHKFFYWKKKLAKSPVSIEFIEIPRTKSENKRPGLV